A window of Bacteroidota bacterium contains these coding sequences:
- a CDS encoding lactate racemase domain-containing protein: MIYLKKGSANEVIDAEGLKQGLFEALKKIGDRKRVLALPPDFTRFHSKAGELTQYAYQYLGDKLKTVMPALGTHTAMTPGQIKEMFGEVPSSLFKVHDWRHDVVTLGVVPGEFVKEVSGGKVDYEWPAQVNKLLVEGNFDLILSIGQVVPHEVIGMANYNKNIFVGTGGSEGINKSHFIGASFGMERMMGRADTPVRRVLNYASDHFAKNLPIVYVLTVIGSDKDGKLVTRGLFVGDDVECFNLAAKLSLEVNFQMLEQPLKKVVVYLDPSEFKSTWLGNKSIYRTRMAIADNGELIILAPGLNVFGEDKQIDQLIRKYGYVGTDKVNELTRNNKDLQENLGAAAHLIHGSSEGRFSITYCPGHLSKEEIESVNFKYADLSEMMKKYNPEKLKDGFNTVDGEEIFYISNPALGLWAYRGRFKD, encoded by the coding sequence ATGATATACTTAAAAAAAGGCTCGGCAAATGAAGTCATTGATGCCGAAGGATTAAAGCAGGGTTTATTTGAAGCTCTAAAAAAAATAGGGGATAGAAAACGTGTTTTAGCCCTGCCCCCTGATTTTACGAGGTTTCATTCCAAAGCCGGAGAACTGACTCAATATGCTTACCAATATTTGGGCGACAAACTTAAAACCGTCATGCCTGCATTAGGTACTCACACGGCAATGACACCCGGACAGATCAAAGAGATGTTCGGCGAGGTGCCTTCTTCCCTTTTCAAAGTCCATGACTGGCGCCACGATGTGGTTACCTTGGGGGTGGTTCCAGGAGAATTTGTGAAAGAAGTTTCCGGAGGAAAAGTTGACTATGAATGGCCTGCCCAAGTCAACAAGTTACTTGTTGAAGGGAATTTCGACCTTATCTTGTCTATCGGACAGGTTGTCCCGCACGAAGTAATCGGTATGGCCAATTACAACAAAAACATTTTTGTAGGTACCGGCGGAAGCGAAGGCATCAACAAGAGCCATTTTATCGGTGCCTCTTTCGGCATGGAACGGATGATGGGCCGGGCCGATACTCCTGTACGCCGCGTGTTGAATTACGCATCCGACCATTTTGCCAAAAATCTCCCGATCGTATACGTTTTAACGGTTATTGGATCCGATAAAGACGGTAAATTAGTCACCCGCGGACTCTTTGTCGGTGATGATGTTGAATGTTTCAATCTGGCAGCCAAACTTTCCCTGGAAGTAAATTTCCAAATGCTTGAACAGCCTCTGAAAAAAGTGGTGGTTTACCTCGATCCCAGTGAATTCAAGAGTACCTGGCTGGGCAACAAGAGCATCTACCGTACCCGTATGGCCATTGCCGATAATGGGGAACTGATCATCCTCGCCCCCGGACTGAATGTCTTTGGCGAAGACAAACAAATCGACCAGCTGATCCGGAAATATGGTTATGTCGGAACCGACAAAGTCAATGAATTAACAAGGAACAATAAGGATCTTCAGGAAAATCTGGGCGCTGCTGCACACCTGATTCACGGTTCTTCGGAAGGACGTTTCTCCATCACTTATTGCCCGGGACATCTTTCAAAAGAAGAAATTGAAAGCGTGAATTTTAAATACGCCGACTTATCGGAAATGATGAAGAAATACAATCCCGAAAAACTTAAAGACGGCTTCAATACGGTAGACGGTGAAGAAATTTTCTATATCTCAAATCCTGCCCTGGGACTTTGGGCATACAGAGGGAGGTTTAAAGATTAA
- a CDS encoding SDR family oxidoreductase, protein MKNLSFEDLKGQVCVITGGAGVIGTALSKGLASAGVKLAILDLNKELADKVAGEIAKETGSTVIGVQGNVLDKESLAKAKEEINQKLGKINILINGAGGNSPKATTQLETMEKSSKVEDTFYGLTLDGFEKVFNLNFIGTVLPTMVFTRDMVEAGSGSVLNISSMNSFRPLTKIPAYSAAKASINNFTEWLAVHLAKTGIRVNAIAPGFFLTNQNRFLMTDEKTGELTPRGHRIIAGTPMGKFGEPEDLQGTVLYLLSNISSFVTGVVIPIDGGFNAYSGV, encoded by the coding sequence ATGAAAAATTTATCATTTGAAGATCTGAAAGGACAGGTATGCGTGATTACCGGCGGAGCCGGTGTCATTGGCACAGCCTTAAGCAAAGGACTTGCTTCTGCAGGGGTTAAACTTGCCATTCTTGATTTGAACAAAGAATTGGCTGATAAAGTTGCCGGCGAAATAGCCAAAGAAACAGGCAGTACTGTAATCGGCGTTCAGGGTAATGTTCTGGACAAGGAATCCCTGGCTAAGGCCAAAGAAGAAATCAATCAGAAGTTAGGTAAAATCAACATCCTGATTAACGGTGCAGGTGGAAATTCTCCCAAAGCTACTACCCAGCTCGAAACCATGGAAAAATCCTCCAAGGTTGAAGACACATTCTATGGTTTGACCCTTGATGGTTTCGAAAAAGTATTTAACCTCAACTTTATCGGAACCGTATTGCCTACCATGGTGTTTACCCGGGATATGGTTGAAGCCGGTAGCGGTTCTGTATTGAATATCTCTTCCATGAACTCATTCCGCCCGCTGACTAAGATCCCTGCCTATTCTGCAGCAAAAGCTTCTATCAACAACTTTACCGAATGGCTTGCCGTTCATTTGGCAAAAACCGGTATCCGTGTAAATGCAATTGCTCCCGGTTTCTTCCTGACCAATCAAAACCGTTTTCTGATGACCGATGAAAAAACCGGAGAACTTACTCCCCGCGGCCACAGAATTATTGCAGGTACCCCTATGGGTAAATTCGGCGAACCTGAAGACCTTCAGGGTACTGTTCTTTACCTGCTTTCAAATATTTCAAGCTTTGTTACCGGTGTCGTTATTCCTATTGACGGGGGTTTCAACGCTTACAGCGGAGTATAA